One window from the genome of Pandoraea fibrosis encodes:
- the ruvB gene encoding Holliday junction branch migration DNA helicase RuvB, whose protein sequence is MIETDKLAAERIIAPTPASPNEEAFERALRPKLLDEYVGQRKVREQLEIFIEAARKRSEPLDHVLLFGPPGLGKTTLAHIIAREMGVHLRQTSGPVLERPGDLAALLTNLEANDVLFIDEIHRLSPVVEEILYPALEDYQIDIMIGEGPAARSVKLDLQPFTLVGATTRAGMLTNPLRDRFGIVARLEFYSAEELAGIVRRSAGLLGAVIADDGAFEIARRARGTPRIANRLLRRVRDFAEVKADGRITAAVADAALRMLDVDPEGFDVMDRKLLEAVLYKFDGGPVGVDNLAAAIGEERDTIEDVIEPYLIQQGFLQRTPRGRVATLAAFRHFGLAAPGNAPDSGTLWSPDATGK, encoded by the coding sequence ATGATCGAAACCGACAAACTCGCCGCCGAGCGCATCATCGCGCCCACCCCGGCCTCGCCCAACGAAGAAGCCTTCGAGCGCGCGTTGCGCCCCAAGCTGCTCGACGAATACGTCGGACAGCGCAAGGTGCGCGAGCAGTTGGAAATCTTCATCGAGGCGGCCCGCAAGCGCTCGGAGCCGCTCGACCACGTGCTCCTGTTCGGCCCGCCCGGTCTGGGCAAAACGACGCTCGCCCACATCATTGCCCGTGAAATGGGCGTGCATCTGCGCCAGACGTCGGGCCCCGTGCTGGAACGTCCCGGCGACCTCGCGGCGCTGCTGACCAATCTCGAAGCCAACGACGTCCTGTTCATCGACGAAATCCACCGGCTCTCGCCGGTCGTCGAAGAAATTCTGTATCCGGCGCTCGAGGACTATCAGATCGACATCATGATCGGCGAAGGTCCGGCCGCGCGCAGCGTCAAGCTCGATCTGCAACCGTTCACACTGGTCGGCGCCACCACGCGCGCCGGCATGCTGACGAATCCGCTGCGCGACCGCTTCGGGATCGTGGCGCGTCTGGAGTTCTATTCGGCCGAGGAGCTGGCGGGTATCGTGCGTCGTTCCGCCGGCCTGCTCGGTGCCGTCATCGCCGACGACGGCGCCTTTGAGATCGCCCGCCGTGCGCGCGGCACGCCGCGTATCGCCAACCGCCTGCTGCGGCGTGTGCGCGATTTCGCCGAAGTGAAGGCCGACGGGCGCATCACCGCCGCGGTCGCCGACGCGGCCCTGCGGATGCTCGACGTCGACCCCGAAGGCTTCGACGTGATGGACCGCAAACTGCTCGAAGCCGTGCTGTACAAGTTCGACGGCGGCCCCGTCGGCGTGGACAACCTCGCCGCCGCCATTGGCGAAGAGCGCGACACCATCGAAGACGTGATCGAGCCGTATCTGATCCAGCAGGGCTTCCTTCAACGCACACCACGCGGACGCGTCGCAACCCTCGCGGCGTTCCGTCACTTCGGCCTGGCCGCCCCCGGCAACGCACCGGACAGCGGCACGCTCTGGTCGCCCGACGCCACCGGCAAGTGA
- the ruvC gene encoding crossover junction endodeoxyribonuclease RuvC: MRILGIDPGLRVTGFGVLEKHGNRLQYVTSGVIRTGDGTLPARLRIIFEGVAELVDTYRPDQAAIEKVFVNVNPQSTLLLGQARGAAITALSVGGLEVFEYTPMQLKQAVVGYGRARKEQVQEMVTRLLTLTGTPGKDASDALGVAICHAHSGETYAALADVAPALAAKGLRVRRGRLIG, from the coding sequence ATGAGAATTCTTGGCATCGACCCAGGGCTGCGCGTCACCGGCTTTGGCGTGCTCGAAAAGCACGGCAACCGCCTGCAGTATGTGACCAGCGGCGTCATCCGCACCGGCGACGGCACACTGCCCGCCCGGTTGCGCATCATCTTCGAAGGTGTGGCGGAACTGGTCGACACCTACCGGCCCGATCAGGCCGCCATCGAAAAAGTGTTCGTCAACGTCAACCCGCAATCCACGCTGCTGCTCGGACAGGCGCGCGGTGCGGCGATTACCGCCCTGTCGGTCGGCGGACTCGAAGTCTTCGAATACACGCCGATGCAGCTCAAGCAAGCGGTCGTGGGCTACGGACGCGCCCGCAAGGAACAGGTGCAGGAGATGGTCACACGCCTGCTCACGCTGACCGGCACGCCGGGCAAGGACGCGTCCGATGCCCTGGGCGTGGCCATCTGCCACGCGCACAGCGGCGAAACCTACGCGGCTCTGGCCGACGTCGCGCCTGCCCTTGCGGCCAAGGGCCTGCGCGTTCGGCGCGGACGCCTGATCGGCTGA
- a CDS encoding CopD family protein, protein MLWIKALHIVFVASWFAGLFYLPRIFVNLAMESDAAATQRLLLMARKLYRFMTILAVPALAFGLILWLYYGIGRYGGWLHAKLLIVVLLLGYHHACGRLLRKFETGRNTHSHRWYRYFNEFPVLGLLAAVILVVVKPF, encoded by the coding sequence ATGCTCTGGATCAAAGCGCTGCACATCGTTTTCGTCGCTTCGTGGTTTGCCGGTCTGTTCTATCTGCCGCGCATCTTCGTCAACCTCGCGATGGAGAGCGACGCGGCCGCCACGCAGCGCCTGCTGCTCATGGCACGCAAGCTGTATCGGTTCATGACGATTCTGGCCGTGCCGGCGCTCGCTTTCGGACTGATCCTCTGGCTGTACTACGGCATTGGCCGCTATGGTGGCTGGCTGCACGCCAAGCTGCTGATCGTGGTGTTGCTGTTGGGCTATCACCATGCGTGCGGCCGTCTGCTGCGCAAGTTCGAGACCGGTCGCAACACGCATTCGCATCGCTGGTATCGCTATTTCAACGAATTCCCGGTGCTCGGTCTGCTCGCGGCGGTGATCCTCGTGGTCGTCAAGCCGTTCTGA
- a CDS encoding 2-hydroxychromene-2-carboxylate isomerase has translation MSLTCDYFVAPPSPFVYMGHARFVELARRYDVQIQLKPMDLGRIFAGSGGLPLAKRTPQRQAYRLVELARWSKYLDVPLTLQPKFFPVAGDPAARLIVATQLAHGTDKALDLSAAISKALWTEERNIADDATLQAIADGLSLDGKVLLAASNGAGVQAAYDANTDEAANAGVFGAPWFVFEGQPFWGQDRLDFLERAFAEARGAKR, from the coding sequence GTGAGTCTGACCTGCGATTATTTTGTGGCGCCGCCGTCGCCGTTTGTGTACATGGGCCATGCACGCTTTGTCGAACTGGCACGTCGCTACGACGTGCAGATCCAATTGAAGCCGATGGATCTCGGCCGCATCTTCGCGGGCTCGGGCGGGCTGCCGCTGGCCAAGCGCACGCCGCAACGTCAGGCGTATCGTCTGGTCGAGCTGGCGCGCTGGTCGAAGTATCTCGACGTGCCGCTCACCCTGCAGCCGAAGTTTTTCCCGGTGGCGGGTGATCCGGCGGCTCGCCTGATCGTCGCTACGCAACTCGCCCATGGCACGGACAAGGCGCTCGATCTGTCGGCTGCGATCTCGAAGGCGCTCTGGACCGAGGAGCGCAACATTGCCGATGACGCCACGTTGCAAGCCATTGCCGATGGACTTTCGCTCGACGGCAAGGTGCTGCTCGCTGCCTCGAATGGCGCGGGCGTGCAGGCGGCCTACGACGCGAATACCGACGAAGCCGCGAACGCAGGCGTGTTCGGCGCGCCGTGGTTTGTCTTCGAGGGCCAGCCCTTTTGGGGGCAGGATCGTCTCGACTTTCTCGAACGGGCATTTGCCGAAGCGCGCGGCGCAAAGCGCTGA
- a CDS encoding NAD(P)-dependent oxidoreductase, protein MSRPEVVLYKSVPPDVRARLAEAFTLTEFNGVNDGNRAEFAAALSRADGAIGVGVNVTPALLDAAPKLKAWATISVGYDQFDVPDLTRRGVVLMNTPDVLTQTTADTVFSLILASARRVVELAELVKAGGWKSSLGEEYFGTDVQGKTLGIVGMGRIGGAVARRAALGFGMKVLYSNRSRNEAAEQAYGAEHRSLPELLAQADFVVTLVPLSPETERLIGAREFAQMKPGAIFINAARGRVIDEAALIDALASGHLRAAGLDVFEREPVSVDSPLLKMKNVVALPHIGSATHETRHAMASCAADNLIAALTGKPLQNAVNPQAQPR, encoded by the coding sequence ATGAGTCGTCCGGAAGTGGTGTTGTACAAGAGCGTGCCGCCAGACGTGCGGGCACGGTTGGCCGAGGCGTTCACGCTCACGGAATTCAACGGCGTGAACGACGGCAATCGGGCGGAATTCGCGGCGGCGCTCAGTCGTGCCGACGGCGCCATCGGCGTTGGCGTGAACGTCACGCCCGCGCTGCTCGACGCGGCGCCCAAGCTCAAGGCGTGGGCCACGATCTCTGTGGGCTACGACCAGTTCGATGTGCCCGATCTCACGCGTCGCGGCGTGGTGCTGATGAACACGCCGGACGTGCTGACGCAGACCACGGCGGATACCGTCTTCTCGCTGATTCTGGCAAGCGCGCGTCGTGTGGTCGAGCTTGCCGAACTGGTGAAGGCGGGGGGCTGGAAGTCGAGCCTCGGCGAGGAATACTTCGGTACCGATGTGCAGGGCAAGACGCTGGGCATCGTCGGCATGGGGCGTATTGGCGGGGCCGTTGCGCGTCGTGCGGCGCTGGGCTTCGGCATGAAAGTGCTGTACAGCAACCGGTCCCGTAACGAAGCGGCAGAGCAGGCGTATGGTGCTGAGCATCGGTCGTTGCCCGAGTTGCTCGCGCAAGCCGATTTCGTCGTCACGCTGGTGCCGCTCTCGCCGGAGACCGAGCGATTGATCGGGGCCCGTGAATTTGCGCAGATGAAGCCAGGCGCAATCTTCATCAACGCGGCGCGTGGCAGGGTGATTGATGAGGCGGCGCTGATCGACGCATTGGCGTCGGGCCATCTGCGTGCGGCCGGTCTCGACGTGTTCGAGCGCGAGCCGGTGTCGGTCGATTCGCCGTTGCTGAAGATGAAGAACGTGGTGGCGTTGCCGCACATCGGCTCGGCAACGCACGAGACGCGTCACGCGATGGCGTCATGTGCGGCGGACAACCTGATCGCCGCGCTGACCGGCAAGCCGTTGCAGAATGCAGTGAATCCGCAAGCGCAGCCGCGCTGA
- a CDS encoding MurR/RpiR family transcriptional regulator encodes MLNRIEATLTQLRPSERKLATYVLEAPREVVDLSMNELAERASVSQPTIARFCQAVGCSGYREFKIRLAQGIAQGVPFVHRDVRPDEPVPGIASKVLDRTIGSLMQVRNNLSPDSIGQAIDLLAGARRIEFYGAGASGIAAQDMQHKFFRLGVPAVAYNDPHVYGMSAALLRAGDVVVAISNTGRTQDLLEAVQLARTAGASVIAITHSNSPLSRLASVALFADVDEDTDVYSPLTSRITHLAIGDVLAVGMALRLGDRLPTQLARAKEVINRRRTTSEGR; translated from the coding sequence ATGCTTAACCGAATCGAAGCCACACTGACTCAACTGCGTCCGTCCGAGCGCAAGCTCGCGACCTATGTGCTGGAGGCCCCGCGCGAAGTCGTCGACTTATCGATGAACGAGTTGGCCGAGCGCGCCAGCGTCAGCCAACCCACCATCGCCCGGTTCTGTCAGGCCGTCGGATGCAGCGGCTATCGCGAATTCAAGATCCGGTTGGCGCAGGGCATTGCACAAGGGGTACCGTTCGTACACCGGGACGTGCGGCCCGACGAACCGGTGCCCGGCATCGCCAGCAAAGTGCTCGATCGCACCATCGGCAGTCTCATGCAGGTTCGCAACAATCTGTCGCCCGACAGCATCGGGCAGGCCATCGACCTGCTCGCAGGCGCACGGCGCATCGAGTTCTATGGGGCTGGGGCGTCGGGGATTGCGGCACAGGACATGCAGCACAAGTTCTTCCGGCTCGGCGTGCCGGCCGTGGCCTACAACGACCCGCACGTCTATGGCATGTCGGCCGCGTTGCTACGCGCGGGCGATGTGGTGGTGGCGATCTCCAACACCGGGCGGACACAGGATCTGCTCGAAGCCGTGCAACTGGCACGCACGGCGGGTGCTAGCGTGATCGCCATCACGCACAGCAATTCGCCGTTGTCGCGACTGGCCAGTGTGGCGCTTTTTGCCGACGTCGACGAAGACACCGACGTCTACTCGCCGCTGACCTCACGCATTACGCATCTGGCCATTGGCGACGTGCTAGCCGTGGGCATGGCGCTGCGACTCGGCGATCGACTGCCCACCCAACTTGCGCGCGCCAAGGAAGTCATCAATCGTCGCAGAACGACGAGCGAAGGGCGTTAG
- the edd gene encoding phosphogluconate dehydratase, whose translation MTSEQTKPLHPTVMAVTARIAARSRATREAYLARIDASAGRFPQRGALSCANLAHGFAAMPVNDKLILREQRRPNVGIVTAYNDMLSAHQPYEQYPARLREAARKLGATAQVAGGVPAMCDGVTQGNAGMELSLFSREIIAMSTAVALSHNMFDAALMLGVCDKIVPGLVIGALQFGHLPTIFVPAGPMASGLSNDEKAKIRQLYATGKVGRDALLESESQAYHSAGTCTFYGTANSNQLLMEIMGLHLPGAAFVHPQQPLRDALTDAALARVLAIGADTSEYTPIGHVVDERAVVNGIVGLLATGGSTNHTLHLVAMARAAGVVIDWDDFDALSAVVPLMARVYPNGKADVNHFHAAGGMGFLIGELLDAGLLHGDVKTVAGPGLARYREEPWLSPEGLAWRTGSAYSGDRDVLRGHAEPFAPDGGLRLMHGNLGRGVIKVSAVKPEHRRVAATARVFTSQEAVQAAFDAGELHRDVVVVLRGQGPRANGMPELHRLTPLLGVLQDEGFAVALVTDGRMSGASGKVPAVIHVSPEAAGGGPIARVCDGDLIVLDANAGMLHAEVAPQVWAAREIAQVPVSGDDTGRVLFGHMRAAVGAAETGASVFFGTE comes from the coding sequence ATGACGTCAGAGCAAACGAAGCCCCTCCACCCGACCGTAATGGCAGTCACCGCGCGCATTGCTGCGCGCAGCCGCGCCACGCGCGAGGCGTATCTGGCCCGCATCGACGCGAGCGCTGGCCGCTTCCCGCAGCGCGGTGCGTTGTCCTGCGCCAATCTGGCGCACGGCTTCGCGGCCATGCCGGTCAACGACAAACTCATCCTGCGCGAGCAGCGCCGTCCGAATGTGGGCATCGTCACAGCCTACAACGACATGCTCTCGGCACATCAGCCCTACGAGCAGTATCCGGCGCGTCTGCGCGAGGCGGCTCGCAAGCTCGGCGCGACGGCGCAGGTCGCCGGCGGCGTGCCGGCCATGTGCGACGGCGTAACGCAAGGCAACGCGGGCATGGAGCTGTCGTTGTTCTCGCGCGAGATCATCGCGATGAGCACGGCCGTGGCGCTTTCGCACAATATGTTCGACGCCGCCCTGATGCTCGGCGTTTGCGACAAAATCGTGCCGGGCCTCGTGATCGGTGCGTTGCAGTTCGGCCACCTGCCGACGATTTTCGTGCCGGCCGGCCCGATGGCGAGCGGTCTGTCGAACGACGAGAAGGCCAAGATCCGTCAGTTGTACGCCACCGGCAAAGTCGGGCGCGACGCGCTTCTCGAATCCGAATCGCAGGCCTATCACAGCGCGGGCACTTGCACCTTCTACGGTACGGCCAACAGCAATCAGCTCCTGATGGAAATCATGGGCCTGCATCTGCCGGGCGCGGCGTTCGTGCATCCGCAACAGCCGCTGCGCGACGCACTGACCGACGCTGCCCTCGCACGCGTGCTGGCCATCGGTGCTGACACCTCCGAATACACCCCCATCGGCCATGTGGTCGACGAGCGCGCCGTGGTCAACGGCATCGTTGGCCTGCTGGCGACGGGGGGCTCGACGAATCACACGTTGCACCTCGTGGCGATGGCCCGCGCGGCGGGTGTCGTCATCGATTGGGACGACTTCGATGCCTTGTCCGCCGTGGTGCCGCTCATGGCGCGCGTGTACCCGAACGGCAAGGCCGACGTGAATCACTTCCACGCGGCCGGCGGCATGGGCTTCCTGATCGGCGAATTGCTCGACGCAGGCCTGCTGCATGGCGACGTGAAGACTGTGGCCGGCCCGGGCCTTGCCCGCTACCGCGAAGAGCCGTGGCTCTCGCCCGAAGGGCTGGCGTGGCGCACCGGGAGCGCCTACAGTGGTGATCGTGACGTCTTGCGCGGCCATGCCGAGCCGTTCGCCCCCGATGGCGGACTGCGGCTCATGCACGGCAACCTGGGGCGTGGCGTCATCAAGGTGTCGGCGGTCAAGCCGGAACATCGGCGCGTGGCTGCAACGGCACGCGTATTTACTTCGCAGGAAGCGGTTCAGGCCGCGTTCGATGCAGGCGAGCTGCATCGCGACGTGGTTGTGGTGCTGCGCGGCCAGGGGCCGCGCGCCAATGGCATGCCCGAGTTGCATCGCCTCACCCCGCTGCTCGGTGTCTTGCAGGACGAAGGGTTTGCCGTGGCACTCGTGACCGATGGCCGGATGTCCGGCGCCTCGGGCAAAGTGCCTGCCGTGATTCATGTGTCGCCCGAAGCGGCTGGCGGTGGCCCGATCGCTCGTGTGTGCGATGGCGATCTGATCGTGCTCGACGCGAACGCCGGCATGTTGCACGCCGAGGTGGCGCCGCAGGTGTGGGCGGCCCGCGAGATCGCGCAGGTACCGGTCTCGGGCGACGACACCGGGCGCGTGCTCTTCGGCCATATGCGCGCCGCCGTGGGCGCGGCGGAAACCGGCGCTTCCGTGTTCTTCGGTACTGAGTGA
- the eda gene encoding bifunctional 4-hydroxy-2-oxoglutarate aldolase/2-dehydro-3-deoxy-phosphogluconate aldolase produces MDINDIVRAGPVVPVLQFDNVEQGEQVSRALLAGGVRVLEITLRTPAAMDVIRHVAGLSDELIVGVGTLTRPEEMAQAVAAGARFGVSPGYTPALGAAAKAAGLPLLPGVVTPSDILAALADGYETVKFFPAEPSGGVPMLKALYGPFRQVRFCPTGGISAESAPSYLAQPNVVCVGGSWLTPKALVDARDWDGITRLARAATALPRG; encoded by the coding sequence ATGGACATCAATGACATCGTTCGTGCCGGTCCCGTGGTTCCGGTGCTCCAGTTCGACAACGTCGAGCAGGGTGAGCAAGTCTCGCGCGCATTGCTCGCGGGCGGCGTGCGGGTCCTCGAAATCACGCTTCGCACACCGGCGGCAATGGACGTCATTCGCCATGTGGCAGGGCTGTCCGACGAACTGATCGTGGGAGTGGGCACGCTCACGCGTCCCGAGGAAATGGCGCAGGCCGTGGCGGCCGGCGCGCGTTTCGGCGTCTCGCCGGGCTATACGCCTGCGCTGGGTGCGGCTGCCAAGGCGGCCGGTCTGCCGCTGCTGCCGGGCGTGGTCACGCCGTCAGACATTCTCGCGGCGCTTGCCGACGGCTACGAGACAGTGAAGTTCTTCCCGGCCGAACCGTCGGGGGGCGTGCCGATGCTCAAAGCGCTGTACGGCCCGTTCCGCCAGGTGCGTTTCTGCCCGACGGGTGGCATCAGCGCGGAGTCGGCGCCGTCGTACCTCGCACAACCGAACGTGGTGTGCGTGGGCGGCTCGTGGCTGACGCCCAAGGCGCTCGTCGACGCCCGCGACTGGGACGGCATCACGCGCCTGGCACGCGCCGCGACAGCATTGCCGCGCGGCTGA
- a CDS encoding GntP family permease encodes MVAVQGNLLLVYALVAVIALIVLIARFKLNPFITLIVVSLVLGLAVGMPMGGIVKAFETGVGNTLGHIALVVGLGTMLGKMMAESGGAERIARTLIGFFGEKNVHWAMVVIAFIVGLPVFFEVGFVLLIPIAFNVAKRTGTSMVLVGIPMVAGLSVVHGLIPPHPAALLAVTAYNADIGHTIMYALIVGIPTAAIAGPLFAKLMSRYVVPNPDNPLLAQFVDEDREMSQLPGFGITLFTILLPVILMLIGSWADVFFAPKTFANDFLRLIGNSVMALLIATLVSFFTFGKQRGFNRDQILKFTNECLAPIATITLVVGAGGGFGRILMDSGVSKAIVDVATHANLSPLLLGWLVAVLIRIATGSATVAMTTACGIVAPIAAAAGATVKPELMVLATGAGSLILSHVNDGGFWLVKEYFNMTVPQTFKTWTVCETIISVVALLLTLGLATVV; translated from the coding sequence ATGGTCGCGGTGCAAGGCAACTTGCTGCTGGTGTACGCGCTTGTCGCGGTAATCGCGTTGATCGTGCTGATCGCGCGTTTCAAACTGAATCCGTTCATCACGCTGATCGTCGTCTCGCTCGTGCTCGGGCTGGCGGTGGGCATGCCCATGGGCGGTATCGTCAAGGCTTTCGAGACGGGCGTGGGCAACACGCTGGGGCACATTGCGCTCGTGGTGGGGCTTGGCACGATGCTCGGCAAGATGATGGCCGAGTCGGGGGGCGCAGAGCGTATCGCGCGCACGCTCATCGGGTTCTTCGGTGAGAAGAACGTGCACTGGGCGATGGTCGTGATCGCGTTCATCGTCGGTCTGCCGGTGTTCTTCGAAGTCGGTTTCGTGCTGCTGATCCCGATTGCCTTCAACGTGGCCAAGCGTACCGGCACGTCGATGGTGCTCGTCGGCATCCCGATGGTCGCCGGCCTGTCGGTCGTGCATGGCCTGATTCCGCCGCACCCGGCTGCCTTGCTGGCCGTGACGGCCTACAACGCGGACATTGGCCACACCATCATGTACGCGCTGATCGTCGGCATTCCGACGGCCGCGATTGCCGGCCCGCTCTTCGCGAAGCTGATGTCGCGTTACGTGGTGCCGAATCCGGACAATCCGCTGCTGGCCCAGTTCGTTGACGAAGATCGCGAGATGAGCCAACTGCCGGGCTTCGGCATCACGCTGTTCACGATTCTGCTGCCGGTGATCCTGATGCTCATCGGTAGCTGGGCAGATGTGTTCTTCGCACCGAAGACGTTTGCCAACGATTTCCTGCGTCTCATCGGTAACTCGGTGATGGCGCTGCTCATTGCCACGCTCGTGAGCTTCTTCACGTTCGGCAAGCAGCGTGGTTTCAATCGCGACCAGATTCTGAAGTTCACCAACGAGTGTCTGGCGCCGATTGCCACGATCACGCTGGTGGTGGGCGCAGGCGGCGGTTTCGGGCGTATTCTCATGGACAGCGGCGTGTCGAAGGCGATCGTGGATGTGGCCACGCATGCGAACCTCTCGCCGCTGCTGCTGGGCTGGCTGGTCGCGGTGCTGATCCGTATTGCGACGGGCTCGGCCACGGTGGCCATGACGACGGCGTGCGGCATCGTCGCACCGATCGCGGCTGCGGCTGGCGCCACGGTCAAGCCTGAGCTGATGGTGCTGGCCACGGGGGCGGGGTCGCTGATCCTGTCGCACGTGAACGACGGTGGCTTCTGGCTGGTCAAGGAGTACTTCAACATGACCGTGCCGCAGACCTTCAAGACCTGGACGGTTTGCGAAACGATCATTTCGGTCGTGGCGTTGTTGCTCACGCTTGGCCTCGCGACGGTGGTCTGA
- a CDS encoding gluconokinase produces the protein MIVVVMGVSGSGKSTVGQQLADRLGCGFSDADSFHSAANIEKMRRGEALNDNDRAPWLAAIREAIVARRLAGRHHVFACSALRARYRDVLGEHDGDVVFVYLKGAPEVIGERLASRSGHFFDPALLKSQFDTLEEPRDALVIDIRESPDAIVETLLHKLAACPGGAPLTSAGPARVQ, from the coding sequence ATGATCGTCGTGGTAATGGGCGTATCGGGCAGCGGCAAGAGCACGGTCGGGCAGCAGCTTGCCGACCGTCTGGGCTGCGGGTTTTCCGACGCGGATTCGTTTCACAGTGCGGCGAACATCGAAAAGATGCGTCGCGGTGAGGCGCTGAACGACAATGACCGCGCACCGTGGCTTGCGGCGATTCGTGAAGCCATCGTGGCGCGTCGGCTGGCGGGACGTCATCATGTGTTCGCCTGTTCGGCGTTGCGCGCGCGGTATCGCGATGTGTTGGGCGAGCACGACGGCGATGTCGTGTTCGTCTACCTGAAGGGGGCTCCCGAGGTGATCGGCGAGCGGCTGGCGTCGCGTTCGGGGCATTTTTTCGACCCGGCGCTGCTCAAAAGCCAGTTCGACACGCTCGAAGAACCGCGCGATGCGCTGGTGATCGACATCCGCGAGTCGCCCGACGCCATCGTGGAGACGCTGCTGCACAAGCTCGCCGCGTGCCCCGGCGGCGCACCGCTGACGTCGGCCGGGCCGGCGCGCGTACAATAG